A single Plasmodium yoelii strain 17X genome assembly, chromosome: 10 DNA region contains:
- a CDS encoding 26S proteasome regulatory subunit RPN13, putative, with protein MDSGKIYLEINAGKCIYDGNVVKPDKRKGKLVLYKICDNLYNFQWISRETNKIEDNIILTKNISLERVHACKTGRVYLLRNKLKGEVFFYWMQDYDDSKDEEFVSKFNSIIANDLGNDTGTRRRYNKNDVPIESDLMFSQGGYGMNGDSKKNVSFKDLFVNEYMSKLLEIPEAYEELKKHMPSGYQTKYDIESLINSRMLNPNLNCLDLSIETQLNFILISLNLPPHEGPVNNPLEYIVEALEKKYNKENND; from the exons ATGGATTCAGGG AAAATATACCTAGAAATAAATGCAggaaaatgtatatatgatgGAAATGTTGTAAAACCTGATAAGAGAAAAGGGAAGTTAGTTCTTTATAAG atatgTGACAATCTTTATAACTTCCAATGGATTAGTCGAGAAACTAATAAAATAGAG gataatataattttaacaaaaaatatatcattggAAAGAGTACATGCATGTAAAACAGGAAGGGTTTATCTATtaagaaataaattaaaag GAGaggtttttttttattggatGCAAGATTATGATGACTCAAAGGATgaa GAATTTGTTTCAAAATTTAACTCTATCATAGCAAACGATTTAGGAAACG ATACTGGAACAAGGAGGAGATATAACAAAAATGATGTCCCCATAGAATCCGATTTAATGTTTTCTCAAGGAGGATATGGAATGAATGGAGattcaaaaaaaa aTGTTTCATTTAAAGATTTATTTGTGAATGAGTACATGTCTAAGTTGCTAGAAATACCGGAAGCTTAcgaagaattaaaaaa ACATATGCCTAGTGGATATCAAACTAAATACGATATTGAAAGTTTAATTAATAGTAGAATGCTAAACCCTAATTTAAATTGTTTAGATTTATCTATTGAGACTCAATTAAATTTTATCTTAATATCTTTAA ATTTGCCTCCACACGAAGGGCCAGTAAATAATc CACTGGAATATATTGTCGAGGCactggaaaaaaaatataataaagaaaataatgattaa
- a CDS encoding DnaJ protein, putative — translation MEDIIIYMIIIAPLTRWIIGPNRPWNKGKREYGVFIALFILFCVAAYELKKPEQNAYEILNVNTHASTGEIRQSFRQLSRKYHPDKNKEPDAFDKFNKIREAYEILSNDKKKYNYDRFGDFQGSDITSFFYIEIIIIAIFQFAISFIFGFLYTYGRDNEKYRVLICLYISLNFCLELILRFSSESTEFLAFWPLFNHYTPFERIKAIKALVPLFMNIILFIDIYLIEDDIGVYALTFCEYIFKKNLKIVKNYNDAVLFCAKLVDGKLDRHSNFSWRPKEEHTYIENVQELTDDQTYDKKCDKDDIFYKLLHTIVETNKENVDLQVPKKELCRRFDWSQSYISSILAKNEQEKDIEEGNASKGVMFSAILYIIGIVSHLLSK, via the exons ATGGaagatattattatttatatgataattATTGCACCATTAACAAGATGGATTATCGGACCCAATCGACCTTGGAATAAAGGAAAAAGAGAGTATGGAGTGTTTATagctttatttatattattttgtgtaGCTGCATATGAACTTAAAAAACCTGAACAAAATGCTTATGAAATTTTAAACGTGAATACACATGCATCAACAGGAGAAATACGACAATCTTTTAGACAATTGTCTCGTAAATATCATccagataaaaataaagaaccAGATGCttttgataaatttaataaaataagagaagcatatgaaatattatcaaatgataaaaaaaaatataattatgatagATTTGGAGATTTTCAGGGTAGTGATATAAcaagttttttttatatagaaataataattatagcAATTTTTCAGTTTGctatttcatttatatttggtttcttatatacatatggaagagataatgaaaaatatagggtattaatatgtttatatatatcattaaatttttgTTTAGAATTAATACTTCGATTTAGTAGTGAAAGTACTGAATTTCTTGCCTTTTGGCCTCTCTTTAATCATTATACTCCTTTTGAAAGAATTAAAGCCATAAAAGCTCTTGTTCCTTTATTTATgaacattatattatttattgatatttatttaattgaaGATGATATTGGTGTATATGCATTAACATTttgtgaatatatttttaaaaaaaatcttaaaatagttaaaaattaCAATGATGCTGTTCTTTTCTGTGCCAAACTTGTTGACg GTAAATTGGACCGACATAGCAATTTTTCATGGAGACCCAAAGAAgaacatacatatatagagAATGTTCAAGAATTAACTGATGATCAAacttatgataaaaaatgtgataaagatgatatattttacaaGTTACTACATACTATTGTAGaaacaaataaagaaaatgtcGACCTACAAGTTccaaaaaaagaattatGCCGCCGATTTGATTGGTCTCAATCGTATATTTCTAGTATCCTTGCGAAAAATGAACAAGAG AAGGACATCGAGGAAGGAAACGCTAGCAAGGGTGTCATGTTTTCTGCCATCCTTTATATTATTGGGATAGTCTCACatttattatcaaaataa
- a CDS encoding diphthamide biosynthesis protein 1, putative, with amino-acid sequence MNEISLRATKGEEKKVHCSIPKYILNNELLEKAIKKAFPENYNFEVYKCIDIIIREKHKNIALQLPEGLLVWGLYLSEIFYFFCDTVEEVIILGDVTYGGCCIDDFTSDKLKCDLIIHYGHSCLVPLTVTKIRCIYVFVDIKLNSSHLVETIKKNFKKTDIVLLLGTIQFSCVVHSVHNILKNENYFDTFLPIPQVLPLTKGEVLGCTSPNLYKFLYEQIIKKNENKLNDTKNYEQSGDLSSSTELKPIKVNIEQENESYIINMCRIFLKKNNNVKILFIADGRFHLESLMIHNPDFTFFRYNPFDKILSEEKYNYKLFYNIRKNEINKSKNCKSVCIILSTLGRQGNVNILKNLINIIKEKKVFYFILLLSEIFNQKLELIKNVDVFVQIGCPRLSIDWGNYNIKPLLNAYEAYVLLNSIKYREIYPMDYYSKVGNVWANYNAGLGDINEKNLPIKEIIKRRIQMKKSKISIHY; translated from the coding sequence atgaacGAAATAAGTTTAAGAGCTACAAAAggagaagaaaaaaaagttcATTGTTCTATTCCTAAATATATcttaaataatgaattattaGAAAAAGCTATAAAAAAAGCATTTccagaaaattataattttgaagtttataaatgtatagatataataataagagaaaaacataaaaacatTGCGTTACAATTACCTGAAGGTTTATTAGTATGGGGTTTATATCTTtctgaaatattttattttttttgtgataCTGTTGAAgaagtaataatattaggGGATGTTACATATGGGGGTTGTTGTATTGATGATTTTACTAGCGATAAACTTAAATGCGATTTAATTATACATTATGGACATTCTTGTTTAGTACCTTTAACTGTAACAAAAATTAGGTGTATTTATGTTTTTGTcgatataaaattaaattctAGCCATTTAGTtgaaacaattaaaaaaaattttaaaaaaactgatattgttttattgctTGGAACAATACAATTTTCTTGTGTTGTACATAgtgtacataatatattaaaaaatgaaaattactTTGATACATTTTTACCAATACCTCAAGTATTACCCCTAACAAAAGGAGAGGTATTGGGGTGCACATCACCaaatttgtataaatttttatatgaacaaatcataaaaaaaaacgaaaataaattaaatgacacaaaaaattatgaacaatcAGGAGATTTATCGTCCTCAACAGAATTAAAGCCAATTAAAGTCAATATTGAGcaagaaaatgaatcatatattattaacatgtgcagaatttttttaaaaaaaaataataatgttaaaaTACTTTTTATAGCTGATGGTAGATTTCATTTagaaagtttaatgatacaTAACCCTGATTTTACTTTCTTTCGTTATAATCCttttgataaaattttatcagaagaaaaatataattataagcttttttacaatatacgaaaaaatgaaataaacaAATCGAAAAATTGTAAAAGTGTGTGTATAATATTAAGTACATTAGGTAGACAAGgaaatgttaatattttgaaaaatcttattaacataattaaagaaaaaaaagttttttactttattttattattgtctgaaatatttaatcaaaaattAGAGTTAATCAAAAATGTTGATGTATTTGTACAAATAGGATGCCCAAGGTTATCTATTGATTGgggaaattataatataaaaccttTATTAAATGCTTATGAAgcatatgttttattaaattcaataaaatatagagaaATTTATCCCATGGATTATTATTCTAAGGTTGGAAATGTATGGGCAAATTATAATGCAGGTTTGGgagatataaatgaaaaaaatttgccaataaaagaaattataaaacGACGCATTCAAAtgaaaaaatcaaaaattaGCATTCattattaa